In Pseudomonas rhizosphaerae, one DNA window encodes the following:
- a CDS encoding type I secretion system permease/ATPase, which yields MDSELSSVLLSQDPRSQHDDPLLDGLLTLCSLHHKPASRAMLTTGLPLPSQRLTADLLPRAAARAGLQGRVLQRKLEQIPSIALPAMLMLKDARCAVLLGWEGDTARLLLSESDGGEVRVAREVLVQDFTGRVFFAQPQHKFDVTNGSLIPRAHSWFRDTLKRSRWLYADAIAASLVINIIALAAPLFVMNVYDRVVPNQATATLWVLAVGICGAYLFDLLLKGLRSLCLDLAGKKTDLIISATLFERIVGMSMKSRPARVGSYAQNIHEFQGMRDFLTSLTLTSLIDLPFTILILLVIALLGGHLVWIPVVAFPLALGIGYFLQKPLTKTLERTMALAAERQSSLIETLGGLDGVKTNNAESERQYQWEQTIGTLSRLELRVKTLSSLSMNITLLIQQLAGVAIIIFGVYQIIEGNLSMGGLVACYMLSGRALAPLAQLSGLLTRYQQAKVTMVSVDQMMELPQERNFDERPLSRQVLQGAMEFRNVDFTYPNQQNQALHGINLSVRPGEKIGIIGRSGSGKSSLAKLLVGLYQPDAGSLLVDGVDIRQIDVSELRHNMGYVPQDIQLLSGTLRDNLVSGARYVDDEMVLQAAELAGVHEFARLHPQGYELQVGERGQNLSGGQRQNVALARALLLNPPILLLDEPTSAMDNTGEERLKARLQAVIENKTVILVTHRASLLSLVDRLLVIDRGQILADGPKAAVMEALKKGQISVA from the coding sequence GTGGATTCGGAATTAAGTTCGGTACTACTCAGCCAGGACCCACGCAGCCAGCATGACGATCCGTTGCTCGACGGCCTGCTGACCCTGTGCTCGCTGCATCACAAACCCGCCAGCCGAGCCATGCTGACCACGGGCCTGCCGCTGCCTTCGCAACGCCTGACCGCCGACCTGCTGCCGCGCGCCGCTGCTCGCGCCGGCCTGCAGGGGCGGGTGCTGCAACGCAAGCTGGAACAGATTCCTTCCATCGCCCTGCCAGCCATGCTGATGCTCAAGGACGCACGCTGCGCCGTGCTGCTGGGCTGGGAAGGCGATACCGCGCGTTTGCTGCTCAGCGAAAGCGATGGCGGCGAAGTGCGCGTGGCGCGTGAGGTGCTGGTTCAGGACTTCACGGGACGGGTGTTCTTCGCCCAGCCGCAGCACAAGTTCGACGTCACCAACGGCTCGCTGATCCCGCGTGCCCATTCCTGGTTCCGCGACACCCTCAAGCGCTCGCGCTGGCTGTATGCCGACGCCATCGCGGCCAGCCTGGTGATCAATATCATCGCCTTGGCCGCACCCCTGTTCGTGATGAACGTGTACGACCGCGTCGTGCCCAACCAGGCCACCGCGACCCTGTGGGTGCTGGCGGTGGGTATCTGCGGTGCCTACCTGTTCGACCTGTTGCTCAAGGGCCTGCGCAGCCTGTGCCTGGACCTGGCCGGCAAGAAGACCGACCTGATCATCTCGGCCACGTTGTTCGAGCGCATCGTCGGCATGTCGATGAAAAGCCGTCCGGCACGGGTGGGCAGTTACGCGCAGAACATTCACGAATTCCAGGGCATGCGGGACTTCCTCACGTCGCTGACCCTGACCAGCCTGATCGACCTGCCATTCACGATTCTCATCCTGTTGGTCATCGCCTTGCTGGGTGGGCATCTGGTGTGGATTCCGGTGGTCGCGTTTCCGTTGGCGCTGGGTATCGGCTATTTCCTGCAGAAACCCCTGACCAAGACGCTGGAAAGAACCATGGCGCTGGCCGCCGAGCGTCAGTCGAGCCTGATCGAAACCCTGGGCGGCCTCGATGGGGTCAAGACCAACAACGCCGAAAGCGAGCGCCAGTACCAGTGGGAGCAGACCATCGGTACGCTCAGCCGCCTGGAATTGCGGGTCAAGACCCTGTCCAGCCTGTCGATGAACATCACCTTGCTGATCCAGCAACTGGCCGGCGTGGCGATCATCATCTTCGGTGTCTACCAGATCATCGAAGGCAACCTGAGCATGGGCGGCCTGGTGGCCTGCTACATGTTGAGTGGTCGTGCGCTGGCGCCACTGGCGCAGTTGTCCGGCCTGCTCACCCGCTACCAGCAGGCCAAGGTGACCATGGTGTCGGTCGACCAGATGATGGAGCTGCCCCAGGAGCGCAATTTCGACGAGCGCCCGTTGAGCCGCCAGGTGCTGCAGGGCGCGATGGAGTTTCGCAACGTCGACTTCACCTACCCGAACCAGCAGAACCAGGCCCTGCACGGGATCAACCTGAGCGTGCGCCCCGGTGAGAAGATCGGCATCATTGGCCGCAGTGGCTCGGGCAAGAGCTCGCTGGCCAAGCTGCTGGTGGGGTTGTATCAGCCCGATGCCGGCTCGCTGCTGGTCGATGGCGTGGACATTCGCCAGATCGACGTCAGCGAGTTGCGCCACAACATGGGTTACGTGCCGCAGGACATCCAGCTGTTGTCCGGTACGCTGCGGGACAACCTGGTCTCGGGTGCGCGCTACGTCGATGACGAAATGGTCCTGCAGGCCGCCGAGCTTGCCGGGGTACACGAATTCGCCCGGCTGCATCCGCAAGGCTATGAACTGCAAGTGGGCGAGCGCGGACAGAACCTGTCTGGCGGCCAGCGGCAGAACGTGGCGCTGGCGCGGGCGCTGTTGCTCAACCCGCCGATTCTCTTGCTGGACGAACCGACCAGCGCCATGGACAACACCGGCGAGGAACGCCTGAAAGCGCGCCTGCAAGCCGTCATCGAGAACAAGACCGTGATTCTGGTTACCCACCGTGCTTCGCTGCTGAGCCTGGTCGACCGCCTGTTGGTGATCGACCGTGGGCAGATTCTGGCAGACGGGCCGAAGGCTGCTGTCATGGAAGCATTGAAGAAGGGGCAGATCAGTGTTGCTTAA